From Hydra vulgaris chromosome 07, alternate assembly HydraT2T_AEP, a single genomic window includes:
- the LOC136082772 gene encoding uncharacterized protein LOC136082772 — MSALSVIRLKVNGMFATALVDTRCSKTILNKKFLPKSQCRYSNSQKAVTFEGKVIQCTGSAVVILEVDGNKARDEIILVDFQPFGVDMMLGMSSINLLGGEDHEAVFNGVEWRVKWKWRDGESPDRLRNKVAQYGIPQHARADYENELQDWNDRKWLLEYDENELGPPKGQIPLMAVIQRNKDHKIQPVLDWREANDCIETYTRDADVCVEKLREWRRMGNKPAIIDLRKAYLQLKTDKSLWSFQTVVFRNKRYCLTRLGFGLNVAPLIMKSVVSAVIDQDELVKSGTSAYVDDIFEDESVLSLHYVKRHFFKYGLESKEGEQIGDNGVRVLGLCVRKVGNKLMWSRGNRVDAISQRHLPVCGWLRVICSLLKRKAVSLTKGWNDKICDENVNWVLKEVFAEVERCEPACGGWAVCGDEGKVWVDAISLAIALIQVGETTVEDATWLRKETSDIHINMAELDAVIRGMNMALMLKLKKVTVFTDSVTVFHWVSDALTRKSRLRSKATGEMLIRRRLSVLQQLIKEYNASVAVKLIPSKDNLADALTRVRSRWLNKLTVPECRISCMGIAATKAESISDIHQRTGHFGVNRTLNFVRKAILTATENDVRNVIKSCEPCQSIDPAPIRWEKGKLDVEGNWERLAMDITHYGTDKFLSLVDCGPSKYALWRQLSSSYGSLAIVRILRPIFCERGARSEILTDNKPTFKTKEIRSFLDSWGVQIRFRAVYFPEGNGIVERNHRTIKRIAERSKMSIPEALYWYNVSADKNGVSPMDKIYSYTIGVKRWGKENLPPQSVTNERFRIGDKVWLKPPKARCYTK, encoded by the exons ATGAGCGCATTATCTGTTATTCGTTTGAAAGTTAACGGTATGTTTGCGACAGCTTTGGTGGACACAAGATGCTCGAAGAcgattttgaataaaaaattcctGCCCAAAAGTCAATGTAGGTACTCAAACTCTCAAAAGGCAGTAACGTTTGAAGGAAAAGTTATTCAGTGCACTGGGTCAGCGGTCGTGATTCTTGAGGTTGATGGCAATAAAGCACGtgatgaaattattttagtggACTTCCAACCATTTGGAGTTGATATGATGCTCGGAATGAGTTCCATTAATTTACTAGGAGGA GAAGATCATGAAGCAGTTTTTAATGGTGTTGAATGGAGAGTCAAATGGAAATGGAGAGATGGAGAAAGCCCCGACAGATTGCGTAATAAAGTGGCACAGTACGGAATTCCACAACACGCTAGAGCAGACTATGAAAACGAACTACAGGATTGGAATGATCGGAAGTGGCTGTTAGAGTATGACGAAAATGAATTGGGGCCGCCCAAAGGGCAGATTCCTTTAATGGCTGTCATTCAGAGAAACAAAGACCACAAAATCCAACCTGTTCTAGACTGGAGAGAAGCTAACGATTGCATTGAGACATACACGAGAGATGCAGATGTGTGTGTCGAAAAGCTTAGAGAATGGAGGAGAATGGGTAACAAACCAGCAATTATTGATTTACGTAAGGCTTATCTTCAACTAAAAACTGATAAATCTCTTTGGTCCTTCCAAACAGTGGTGTTTCGAAATAAAAGGTATTGTTTGACACGACTTGGTTTCGGATTGAACGTTGCGCCATTGATCATGAAATCCGTTGTGAGTGCTGTCATTGATCAAGACGAATTAGTGAAGAGTGGAACGTCCGCTTATGTTGACGACATTTTCGAAGACGAAAGTGTGTTGAGTCTTCATTATGTcaaaaggcatttttttaaatatggtttAGAAAGTAAAGAAGGTGAGCAGATTGGTGATAATGGAGTTCGTGTGTTAGGATTGTGTGTGCGCAAGGTTGGTAACAAATTGATGTGGTCCAGAGGGAATCGAGTTGATGCTATCTCGCAAA GACATTTACCCGTGTGTGGTTGGCTGCGAGTGATTTGTAGTCTCTTGAAGAGGAAAGCTGTCAGTCTGACGAAGGGTTGGAACGATAAAATTTGTGATGAGAACGTTAATTGGGTGCTTAAAGAAGTATTTGCTGAGGTGGAACGTTGCGAGCCTGCTTGTGGTGGTTGGGCTGTGTGTGGTGATGAGGGAAAAGTGTGGGTTGATGCCATTTCGTTAGCGATTGCTCTTATTCAAGTTGGGGAAACTACTGTGGAGGATGCAACATGGCTGCGAAAAGAAACGTCTGATATTCATATAAACATGGCAGAATTAGACGCTGTGATACGTGGAATGAATATGGCTCTGATGTTGAAGCTGAAGAAAGTGACTGTTTTTACCGATTCCGTGACAGTATTTCACTGGGTTTCTGACGCCCTTACACGAAAATCAAGGTTGAGATCAAAAGCGACGGGTGAAATGCTGATTCGAAGAAGATTGAGCGTGTTGCAACAGCTAATTAAAGAATACAATGCTAGCGTTGCTGTGAAACTCATTCCTTCTAAAGATAATTTGGCTGACGCATTAACAAGAGTTCGCAGCAGATGGCTCAACAAACTGACTGTGCCAGAGTGTCGGATTAGTTGTATGGGAATCGCAGCTACGAAGGCTGAATCTATTTCCGATATACACCAAAGAACTGGACATTTCGGAGTGAATCGAACGTTAAACTTTGTTCGTAAAGCAATTCTGACTGCTACTGAAAACGATGTTCGAAACGTGATAAAAAGTTGCGAACCATGTCAGTCAATAGATCCAGCGCCAATACGGTGGGAAAAAGGGAAATTGGATGTTGAAGGAAACTGGGAGAGATTGGCCATGGACATCACGCATTATGGCACTGATAAGTTTTTGAGTCTAGTTGATTGCGGACCTTCAAAATACGCGTTGTGGCGACAATTATCAAGCTCATACGGAAGTCTTGCTATAGTCCGAATACTCCGTCCTATTTTTTGTGAACGTGGAGCACGGTCTGAAATATTGACTGACAATAAGCCGacatttaaaactaaagagATAAGGAGTTTTCTTGATAGTTGGGGAGTACAAATTAGATTTAGAGCCGTTTATTTTCCTGAAGGAAATGGAATTGTGGAAAGAAACCACCGTACGATTAAGAGAATAGCAGAACGATCGAAAATGTCGATACCGGAAGCACTATATTGGTACAATGTCTCAGCCGACAAAAATGGTGTAAGTCCGATGGACAAAATATACAGTTATACCATTGGTGTGAAAAGATGGGGAAAAGAGAATCTTCCTCCGCAAAGTGTCACGAACGAGAGATTTCGAATTGGCGATAAAGTCTGGCTGAAACCACCAAAAGCGAGGTGCTATACAAAGTAG